A section of the Drosophila sechellia strain sech25 chromosome 3L, ASM438219v1, whole genome shotgun sequence genome encodes:
- the LOC6605050 gene encoding 40S ribosomal protein S9 produces MVNGRIPSVFSKTYVTPRRPYEKARLDQELKIIGEYGLRNKREVWRVKYALAKIRKAARELLTLDEKDEKRLFQGNALLRRLVRIGVLDESRMKLDYVLGLKIEDFLERRLQTQVFKLGLAKSIHHARVLIRQRHIRVRKQVVNIPSFVVRLDSQKHIDFSLKSPFGGGRPGRVKRKNLKKNQGGGGGAAEEEED; encoded by the exons ATGGTGAACGGCCGCATACCCTCGGTCTTCTCGAAGACCTACGTGACTCCACGTCGCCCCTATGAGAAGGCGCGTCTGGACCAGGAGTTGAAGATCATCGGCGAGTATGGTCTCCGCAACAAGCGCGAAGTGTGGCGCGTCAAGTACGCCCTGGCCAAGATCCGTAAGGCCGCCCGTGAGCTGCTGACCCTCGACGAGAAGGACGAGAAGCGTCTGTTCCAGG GTAATGCCCTGCTGCGTCGTCTGGTCCGTATCGGTGTCCTGGACGAGTCCCGCATGAAGCTCGATTACGTGCTGGGTCTGAAGATTGAGGACTTCTTGGAGCGTCGTCTGCAGACGCAGGTGTTCAAGCTGGGACTTGCCAAGTCCATCCATCATGCCCGCGTCCTGATCCGTCAGCGTCACATTCG TGTCCGCAAGCAGGTGGTCAACATCCCGTCGTTCGTCGTGCGCCTGGACTCCCAGAAGCACATCGACTTCTCCCTGAAGTCGCCCTTCGGCGGCGGCCGTCCCGGTCGCGTCAAGAGGAAGAACCTGAAGAAGAACCAgggcggtggcggtggagctgctgaagaggaggaggactAA
- the LOC6605049 gene encoding uncharacterized protein LOC6605049 encodes MKMSSKKTRGKKFTEQEEDVLLDLVLLNKDILRDKKMDAATWRRKTETWERLTMEFQAKTGTDRSCVALRDKYDNMKKIIRRLKKEKDIQSGVSCRCQNSTMSHNINDSPLEDQFESDGNFQLLNGVKEECPSISSQISDNSQLLKENINDIEEIESAEYSQRVKMERLRNCSSPTAPVVSNSSRVEEEQVELLRIQQKYYKDQNVRAAEKHKYEVERELIELQTARIKNQLIEMEIKLKREQLAKVF; translated from the exons aTGAAAATGTCTTCGAAAAAAACTCGCGGAAAAAAGTTTACGGAGCAAGAAGAAGACGTTCTGCTCGATCTCGTCCTTCTGAACAAGGATATACTGCGCGACAAGAAGATGGATGCCGCAACTTGGCGAAGAAAGACCGAAACGTGGGAGCGACTGACCATGGAATTTCAAGCGAAAACTGGAACGGATCGTTCGTGCGTTGCACTTCGCGATAAGTACGATAATATGAAGAAAATAATTAGGCGTTTGAAAAAAGAGAAGGATATCCAAAGCGGAGTTAGCTGCAGGTGCCAGAATTCTACCATGTCGCATAATATCAACGACAGTCCACTGGAAGACCAGTTTGAAAGTGACG GAAATTTCCAGTTACTAAATGGAGTCAAAGAAGAATGTCCCTCAATTAGCTCGCAAATCTCAGATAACTCCCAGTTATTGAAA gAAAACATTAATGACATCGAGGAAATCGAATCTGCCGAGTATTCGCAACGAGTGAAGATGGAGAGATTGCGAAATTGCAGCTCGCCAACAGCGCCGGTGGTCTCAAATTCAAGTCGCGTCGAGGAGGAGCAAGTGGAGTTGTTAAGGATACAGCAGAAATATTATAAGGATCAGAATGTAAGAGCCGCTGAGAAGCACAAATATGAAGTGGAGAGGGAACTAATAGAACTACAAACGGCTCGAATAAAAAACCAGttaattgaaatggaaattaaattgaagCGCGAACAATTGGCGAAGGTCTTTTAG
- the LOC6605045 gene encoding uncharacterized protein LOC6605045: protein MMPKLGCFSFWLMVAVGAAVAIEVQKFGYLFNPPQPEHPQHHEEKQDLNKIPGVPGVDYPVYHEVPHTHFSCHNVPATPGMYANVETGCQAYHVCHDGREGEQGAKFLCTNGTIFNQKEFACDWWYNVKCEEATHFYHLNADPEHNPYFPKKKPELEPYANDIHDASKFLIQA from the exons ATGATGCCAAAGCTGGGCTGTTTCTCATTTTGGCTAATGGTCGCTGTCGGAGCCGCGGTGGCCATCGAAGTTCAG AAATTCGGCTATCTATTCAATCCACCGCAACCGGAACACCCGCAGCATCACGAGGAAAAGCAAGACTTGAACAAGATACCTGGAGTTCCGGGCGTGGATTATCCGGTTTACCATGAGGTGCCCCACACCCACTTCAGTTGCCACAATGTGCCGGCCACTCCGGGAATGTACGCCAATGTGGAGACGGGCTGCCAAGCGTATCACGTGTGCCACGATGGACGCGAAGGTGAGCAGGGCGCCAAGTTCCTCTGCACCAACGGAACCATCTTCAACCAGAAGGAATTCGCTTGCGATTGGTGGTACAATGTCAAGTGTGAGGAGGCCACCCACTTTTACCA CTTGAATGCCGATCCCGAGCACAATCCCTACTTTCCCAAAAAGAAGCCCGAGCTGGAACCTTATGCAAATGATATTCATGATGCTAGCAAATTTCTGATACAAGCTTAA
- the LOC6605048 gene encoding leucine-rich repeat-containing protein 59 yields MPKPGDKAKVKVNVKERVVDETCDLSLSELSEIPVREIASFKRVTVLDLSSNRLVNLGKNFSILTRLVRLDLSKNQIKFLPEDFGQLEQLRHLDLYNNCLEHLPISFGQLRRLRYLDLKGNPLTPAWEKIVGCCSTQKDCQQAAKNTVSICANYKPEFIERERLAAQESQKMPGSGDSSATAVQTNGGAAGGKKSTKPNNKKAKAKKLAGGGDNELTIKPVNAVGSAGTASALGSKSTQKNNQKKKNSKGDSWLNLLSRAALSSLVSFLVLFIINLLIIYLIMFKNPDIADKLVEYIPHQYRDWILTKTEIFRLRVTDWISEFRTPPEEH; encoded by the exons ATGCCGAAACCCGGTGACAAGGCGAAAGTGAAGGTGAACGTCAAGGAGCGGGTGGTGGACGAAACCTGCGACTTGAGTCTCTCCGAACTAAGCGAAATACCGGTGCGGGAGATC GCTTCGTTCAAGCGCGTCACCGTTTTGGATCTCTCCAGCAATCGTCTGGTCAACCTGGGA AAAAACTTTTCGATTCTCACACGCTTGGTGCGCCTGGATCTAAGCAAGAACCAAATAAAATTCCTGCCCGAGGACTTTGGCCAGCTGGAGCAGTTGCGCCACTTGGACTTGTACAACAATTGCTTGGAGCACCTGCCCATTAGCTTCGGTCAGCTGCGTCGTTTGCGGTACTTGGACCTGAAGGGGAATCCACTGACGCCCGCTTGGGAGAAGATTGTGGGCTGCTGCTCCACGCAAAAGGACTGCCAGCAGGCGGCCAAGAATACA GTCAGCATCTGCGCCAACTACAAGCCGGAATTCATTGAACGCGAACGTTTGGCCGCCCAAGAGAGCCAGAAAATGCCCGGATCCGGGGATTCCAGTGCCACCGCAGTGCAAACGAATGGCGGGGCAGCCGGTGGAAAGAAGTCGACGAAaccgaataataaaaaagctaAAGCCAAAAAACTCGCCGGTGGGGGAGACAATGAGCTGACAATCAAACCAGTGAATGCAGTTGGCTCAGCAGGAACAGCAAGCGCACTGGGATCCAAATCGACTCAAAAGAACaatcaaaagaaaaagaaCTCAAAAGGCGATTCCTGGTTGAATCTACTGTCGAGAGCTGCCCTATCATCGCTGGTCAGCTTTCTGGTTCTCTTCATCATTAACTTGTTAATCATCTACTTGATCATGTTCAAGAATCCGGACATCGCCGACAAGCTGGTGGAGTACATACCACACCAGTATCGCGATTGGATCCTGACCAAAACGGAGATCTTTCGGCTGCGTGTTACCGACTGGATCTCGGAATTCCGAACACCGCCAGAGGAACACTGA
- the LOC6605054 gene encoding uncharacterized protein LOC6605054 codes for MARGLVIGICWTLLWSIFVAGDFQLQNVICESFDNSTTNFSRCEMKFIRRGVAAFYMVWKLYNVPINSVDINVALYKKSNGYRPFLFNQTLDFCYYMRNPRAHPLIYMMHKVFMQTSNINHSCPYDHDLIINEFIYKKNDLKDLPIPNGDYMIRVKVALDKQYRTSIKIYANRKD; via the exons ATGGCGAGAGGTCTTGTAATTGGAATTTGTTGGACTTTACTATGGTCAATATTCGTAGCTGGGGATTTTCAGTTGCAAAATGTGATTTGCGAGTCATTTGACAACTCGACTACGAACTTTAGCCGCTGCGAGATGAAGTTCATTCGAAGGGGCGTGGCTGCCTTCTATATGGTTTGGAAACTATACAACGTACCAATCAACAGTGTGGACATAAATGTGGCATTGTACAAGAAATCGAACGGATATCGACCATTTCTCTTTAACCAGACACTTGATTTTTGCTACTACATGCGGAATCCGCGAGCTCATCCATTGATTTATATGATGCACAAGGTATTTATGCAAACATCCAACATAAATCACTCCTGTCCGTATGAT CACGATTTGATAATCAATGAGTTTATCTACAAGAAGAACGACTTGAAAGATCTGCCCATACCGAATGGGGATTATATGATAAGAGTGAAAGTGGCATTGGACAAGCAGTATCGAACATCCATCAAGATTTACGCAAACAGAAAGGATTGA
- the LOC6605044 gene encoding F-box only protein 28, producing the protein MNLLDLPQTLIQDILELLPYDEVAKKREVCTLFNYLGQQILNKGFNKIIMAHAKNFKRIKSMLPRRESERRNHILSRHSDILTSIETRISMLTMTYSKFIDLNICCFIPGRVLDEINSILRILSTSTKQLRPHEVLQELRDISSMAIEHFDEKIAVNFKMEHRKQLAESTAAGARLVVCSALGDISFSGVRRTGISRPVDHGLVQQAIVQLAPISASKSHSDSSQKDRMYKQLSRQYQLQRSLSQKIRLLEVSRKVQDRRLQEALSSITELTTQVSELKRQMEDVVANMPSCAVKRQAVASADCLPPAQKKPKV; encoded by the exons ATGAATCTGTTAGACTTGCCGCAAACACTAATTCAGGACATTTTGGAGTTGCTCCCCTACGACGAGGTGGCAAAAAAACGAGAG GTGTGCACTCTATTTAATTATCTTGGGCAGCAAATATTAAACAAGGGTTTTAACAAGATCATTATGGCCCATGCCAAGAACTTCAAGCGCATCAAATCCATGCTGCCACGACGGGAATCGGAACGCAG GAACCACATTCTATCCCGCCACTCGGACATACTTACCTCCATCGAGACACGGATCTCGATGCTGACCATGACGTACTCCAAGTTTATTGACCTCAACATCTGCTGTTTCATACCTGGTCGCGTTCTGGACGAGATCAACAGCATTCTGCGCATTCTGAGCACCTCCACCAAACAGCTGCGACCACATGAAGTGCTGCAGGAGCTGCGCGACATCTCCTCCATGGCCATTGAGCATTTCGACGAGAAGATTGCTGTGAATTTCAAAATGGAACACCGAAAACAATTGGCGGAATCCACGGCGGCCGGAGCTCGACTTGTGGTTTGCAGTGCCTTGGGCGACATAAGCTTTAGCGGCGTGAGGCGAACCGGAATCAGTCGGCCCGTCGATCATGGGCTCGTCCAGCAGGCCATCGTTCAGTTGGCCCCCATATCTGCCAGCAAATCACACTCGGATTCCTCTCAAAAGGATCGCATGTATAAACAACTGTCCAGGCAATACCAGCTCCAAAGGTCACTTTCGCAAAAGATTCGCCTCTTGGAAGTGTCGCGCAAGGTGCAGGATCGCCGATTGCAGGAAGCCCTCTCCAGCATCACCGAACTGACCACCCAAGTGTCCGAACTCAAGCGCCAAATGGAGGATGTGGTGGCCAATATGCCCAGTTGCGCTGTTAAACGTCAGGCTGTCGCCAGCGCGGACTGCTTACCACCGGCCCAGAAAAAACCCAAGGTGTAG
- the LOC6605053 gene encoding uncharacterized protein LOC6605053 has translation MKFLAITNVFLTMILFPSTLGAHFRFTNFQCKSLDPEFAEVKECILKMVRRNVVGMNFHLAIKYSQPINNVEFNLSIFRKSNMYRLFLVNHTIDFCYYMRKPQQYPIFYMFHDSLMAATNANHSCPYTEKDIYVKKMTFNDKTLKDLLSFLPDGEYKLVVSVGAFGVWRLQVNVFGVRD, from the exons ATGAAGTTTTTGGCCATTACAAACGTGTTTTTGACTATGATACTATTTCCTAGCACACTAGGAGCTCATTTTCGGTTCACCAACTTTCAGTGCAAAAGTCTGGATCCGGAGTTTGCGGAGGTCAAGGAATGCATTCTGAAGATGGTGCGTCGCAATGTTGTGGGAATGAATTTTCACCTGGCGATTAAATACAGCCAACCGATCAATAATGTTGAGTTCAACCTTAGTAtatttcgaaaatcaaatatgtaCAGATTGTTCTTGGTTAACCACACCATAGACTTTTGCTATTACATGCGCAAACCACAGCAATATCCGATATTCTATATGTTTCACGATTCCCTAATGGCAGCCACCAATGCCAACCACTCGTGTCCATATACC GAGAAGGATATCTATGTGAAGAAAATGACTTTCAACGATAAGACGCTGAAGGACCTGCTATCCTTTTTACCTGATGGTGAATACAAACTTGTGGTGTCTGTTGGTGCTTTTGGAGTCTGGCGATTGCAGGTCAACGTGTTCGGTGTGCGTGATTAA
- the LOC6605047 gene encoding proton-coupled amino acid transporter-like protein pathetic, whose amino-acid sequence MVNIVDSGSKHAPQEMEQFLPGEGKVMYKIQPRKSDTEQALAGNDFDPFALRDNPHPTTDNETLTHLLKASLGTGILGMPFAFMCSGLIMGIFSTIFTAFICTHCSYVLVKCGHKLYYRTRRTKMTFAEIAEAAFQKGPKWCRGFAPVAKFSILFGLFLTYFGTCSVYTVIVASNFEQLISHWTGTPVSLRMLICIMLVPLILIAWVPNLKYLAPVSMVANVFMGLGLGITFYYLVQDLPPVHERESVVWSTLPQFFSITIFAMEAIGVVMPLENNMKTPQSFLGICGVLSQGMSGVTLIYMLLGFLGYLRYGSATGESITLNLPIEEWPAQTVKVLISLAVYCTFGLQFFVCLEIIWDGIKEKCKKRPTLVNYVLRTVLVTAAVVLAVAVPTIGPFMGLIGAFCFSILGLIFPVVIELIVHWETGFGKFNWILWKNAIITLCGIGALVFGTQAAIKDIVKAYSNNENVGE is encoded by the exons ATGGTTAACATTGTG GACAGCGGGTCGAAGCATGCGCCCCAGGAAATGGAGCAATTCCTGCCCGGCGAAGGAAAAGTCAT GTACAAAATCCAACCCCGCAAGTCGGATACCGAGCAGGCCTTGGCTGGAAATGACTTTGATCCTTTCGCATTGCGGGACAATCCACATCCAACAAC CGATAATGAAACTCTCACGCATTTGCTTAAGGCCTCCTTGGGAACCGGTATCCTGGGCATGCCCTTTGCCTTCATGTGCTCCGGTCTCATCATGGGAATCTTCTCCACCATTTTCACCGCCTTTATATGCACGCACTGCAGTTACGTGTTG GTAAAATGCGGACACAAGTTGTACTACAGAACTCGCCGCACCAAGATGACCTTTGCCGAGATTGCCGAGGCTGCCTTCCAAAAGGGACCCAAATGGTGTCGTGGCTTCGCGCCAGTGGCCAAGTTCTCCATCCTTTTTGGTTTGTTCCTGACGTACTTCGGCACCTGCTCGGTGTACACGGTAATTGTGGCCTCGAACTTTGAGCAGTTGATTTCTCATTGGACGGGAACGCCAGTGTCGCTGCGCATGCTCATTTGCATAATGCTGGTGCCGTTGATCCTCATCGCCTGGGTGCCAAATCTCAAGTACCTGGCGCCTGTGTCGATGGTGGCCAATGTTTTCATGGGCCTGGGACTGGGTATTACGTTCTACTATCTGGTCCAGGATCTGCCACCAGTGCATGAGCGCGAGTCCGTAGTTTGGTCCACTCTGCCGCAGTTCTTCTCGATCACCATCTTTGCAATGGAGGCCATCGGTGTTGTTATGCCGCTGGAAAACAACATGAAGACGCCACAGAGCTTCCTCGGAATCTGCGGTGTGCTCAGCCAGGGCATGTCGGGCGTGACCCTTATTTATATGCTGCTGGGATTCCTTGGCTATCTGCGTTACGGTTCCGCCACCGGTGAGAGCATCACCCTGAATCTGCCCATCGAGGAGTGGCCCGCCCAGACGGTGAAGGTGCTCATTTCCCTGGCCGTATATTGCACATTTGGACTGCAGTTCTTTGTGTGCCTGGAGATCATCTGGGATGGCATTAAGGAGAAGTGCAAGAAGCGTCCGACATTGGTCAACTATGTGCTGCGCACAGTCCTGGTGACCGCTGCCGTTGTTCTGGCCGTGGCTGTTCCTACAATTGGCCCATTTATGGGTCTCATCGGTGCCTTCTGCTTCTCCATTCTGGGATTGATCTTCCCG GTGGTCATTGAGTTGATTGTCCATTGGGAGACCGGTTTCGGTAAATTCAACTGGATCCTGTGGAAGAACGCAATCATCACTTTGTGCGGCATTGGCGCTCTCGTCTTTGGCACCCAGGCAGCCATCAAGGATATCGTGAAAGCCTACAGTAATAATGAAAACGTCGGAGAATAG
- the LOC6605052 gene encoding uncharacterized protein LOC6605052, with protein sequence MKEQLLSLVLPILIILDWSQGKVFRVSKMECRSLDPSFTYFKTCKVVHRENGRAALYVNEVFLYKDPINDIVLNLGIFRIVKNRRFQFLNETLDYCLFSRQYLASGFFGFLMTPMMRISNVNATCPLQQNITFNGFPVDENTIKEIPIPNGVYMFHLRSSMMKKWRTDVRVYATRVNKYSE encoded by the exons ATGAAAGAACAGCTATTAAGTTTAGTGCTCCCGATACTCATCATATTGGATTGGAGCCAGGGGAAGGTGTTCAGAGTCAGCAAGATGGAGTGTCGATCCTTGGATCCATCGTTCACCTACTTTAAGACTTGTAAAGTGGTTCACAGGGAAAACGGTCGAGCTGCTCTCTATGTTAATGAGGTGTTTCTATATAAAGATCCAATTAATGATATCGTT CTTAACCTGGGAATTTTTAGGATAGTTAAAAATCGTCGTTTTCAGTTCCTGAATGAGACTTTGGACTACTGTCTTTTTAGTCGCCAGTATTTGGCCAGTGGATTTTTCGGATTTCTGATGACTCCAATGATGAGAATCTCAAACGTGAATGCTACATGTCCGCTTCAG CAAAATATAACTTTCAATGGCTTTCCTGTTGATGAAAACACAATAAAGGAGATTCCAATTCCAAACGGTGTTTACATGTTCCACTTGCGATCATCCATGATGAAAAAATGGCGAACAGACGTGAGAGTCTATGCGACGCGAGTTAATAAGTATTCTGAATAA
- the LOC6605046 gene encoding uncharacterized protein LOC6605046, with amino-acid sequence MSTPYVILLIGLLYLCVGPFIIAQGTELAERNHKKRQIYREQVLPHAGGKIPDTAFETDRLFLNRLQKEGIAVPDGIVPEQRNPQVYQYYSKPMRTVFHIALSSDGRYTPREGRYHYRQVPTVETTYLYPQAVGRQHVLVPPKHALPVYRQLQLHNPLLNQVKLQPKKTPNFLELAPTVGKSQSLPLAGSAKAQSYQNVNLLHGHSPVLPAFKKTSRGSKTYVDSYGTTHLFSEFDDLLNKLDLQQTGRKNY; translated from the exons ATGTCTACGCCATATGTGATCTTGCTGATCGGTTTACTATATCTTTGCGTGGGTCCATTCATAATTGCCCAAGGCACGGAGCTTGCTGAGCGCAACCACAAG AAACGCCAAATCTATCGGGAACAAGTATTGCCACATGCGGGTGGTAAGATACCTGACACCGCCTTTGAGACGGATCGATTGTTTCTGAATCGCCTGCAGAAGGAGGGCATCGCAGTGCCAGATGGCATAGTGCCCGAGCAGCGGAATCCACAG GTGTATCAGTACTACAGCAAGCCCATGCGCACCGTCTTCCACATCGCCCTGAGCTCGGATGGGAGGTATACGCCGCGGGAGGGACGATACCACTACCGCCAGGTGCCCACGGTGGAGACCACGTACCTGTACCCGCAGGCGGTGGGCCGCCAGCACGTGTTGGTGCCACCGAAGCACGCCCTGCCCGTCTACCGGCAGCTCCAGTTGCACAATCCGCTGCTCAACCAGGTCAAGTTGCAGCCGAAGAAGA CGCCAAATTTTCTGGAACTGGCGCCCACGGTTGGCAAGAGTCAGTCGCTTCCATTGGCCGGTTCGGCCAAGGCGCAGTCTTATCAGAATGTGAATCTCCTGCATGGTCACAGTCCGGTGCTGCCCGCTTTCAAGAAAACCTCCAGGGGCAGCAAGACCTATGTGGACAGCTATGGCACAACCCAT cTCTTCAGCGAATTTGACGATCTGCTGAACAAACTGGACCTGCAGCAAACGGGACGAAAGAATTATTAG